One Neoarius graeffei isolate fNeoGra1 chromosome 16, fNeoGra1.pri, whole genome shotgun sequence DNA segment encodes these proteins:
- the scxa gene encoding basic helix-loop-helix transcription factor scleraxis encodes MSFAMVRPAPSRYLYSDISMMSEDEENGSESSGSDDRSFRLDASAYELKVGGRKRKPGSGGGGGQIGAVLPGATNGPPGEVRQRNAANARERDRTNSVNTAFTALRTLIPTEPADRKLSKIETLRLASSYISHLGNVLLVGEACGDGQPCHSGGTSAAYYHHHGSPTRDSENSQPKQICTFCLSNQRKMSKDRERKTALRN; translated from the exons ATGTCATTTGCAATGGTGCGTCCAGCCCCGAGCCGCTACCTGTACTCGGACATCTCCATGATGTCCGAGGACGAGGAGAACGGCAGCGAGAGCTCGGGTTCGGACGACCGCTCCTTCCGACTGGACGCTTCTGCCTACGAGCTCAAGGTGGGCGGCAGGAAACGCAAACCGGgcagtggaggaggaggagggcagATTGGTGCAGTGCTGCCAGGCGCTACAAACGGTCCACCAGGGGAGGTGCGGCAACGTAACGCCGCCAACGCGCGGGAGCGAGATCGTACAAACAGCGTGAATACGGCCTTTACAGCACTCAGGACTCTTATCCCTACCGAGCCAGCAGACAGGAAGCTGTCCAAGATTGAGACTTTGCGCCTTGCTTCCAGCTACATCTCACATCTTGGCAACGTCCTGTTGGTCGGCGAGGCCTGTGGTGACGGGCAGCCGTGCCACAGCGGCGGAACTTCAGCAGCCTACTATCACCATCACGGATCTCCGACGCGAGATTCGGAGAACTCGCAGCCCAAACAGATCTGCACTTTCTGCCTCAGCAACCAGAGGAAAATG AgcaaagacagagaaagaaaaacaGCCCTGAGGAattaa